The Rubidibacter lacunae KORDI 51-2 genome segment ATCTTGCCCTTGAAGGTGTATAAGTCAATCTGGTTTTCCAGGGCTTTCTGGCGCAAATTTGCACCGTCAGCGGCAACAACCTCGAGTCCTTCCTCGATAAATTTGATGGCTCCCATCTGCCCTCCTTGCTCCTTACGACAGCACTCTCAAATTTTTAGGAATTTTAACCCGCTGTCCTCGCAGGAATAAAGCCGCCATAGTATGAGATGAAGGAACCGGGAACAGGGGGAGCTGTGAGACTCCAACGCTGGATCGCGCAACGGGAAGTGCACTGGCAGCGCCTCGACGAACTGCTGCACCAGGTTGAAAAACGCGGATTTCGATCGCTGTCGGCCAAGGAGTTACGGGAGCTGGCGAGCCTCTACCGCTCCACATCCGGTGACCTGGCCCGCGCGCGCGCGCACCGCGCCGGACGCTTGCTCCAGCACGATTTGCAACAGCTGACCGTACGCGCTTACACGGCTATTTATCAGGGTTCGCGCCGGCAGGAATGGAATGCGATCGTGGATTTCTGTTTGTGGGGATTTCCCGCCACCGTCCGCGAGGCGGGTGGCTACATTGCAGCAGCAACGGTCATCTTCGCAATCATGGGGGTTGTAGGCGGATGGTACGGATGGCAAGATCCGGGCTTCTTGGAGTTGATGTTGCCGGAGTGGTTGATTGCGATGGTGCGCGATCGCGGCGAATTATGGACGGGTCCGATCCTCGGTTGGGAAGCCGTCTCGTCCAGCAACTTGGCCATTAACAACATTTCAGTTTCACTAGGTGCCGTCGGAGGTGGCATCACAGCCGGGTTGTGGACGATCTACATCTTGATGCTGAACGGGCTGCTGATCGGTACGGTGGGCGCCTTGGTAGGGCGCTACGAACTGGCGTATCCGTTTTGGGCGTTCGTGTTCCCCCACGGCGCGTTGGAACTACCGGCCATTTTTCTGGCCGGGGGGGCAGGACTGGCGATCGCGCGATCGCTCGTGTGGCCCGGGGCGTTGCGGCGGGCAGATGCTCTCAAACAGTCCGGAACGCTGGCAGCGCGGCTGTTATTCGGGATCGTGCCGCTCTTGCTAATTGCGGGGGCGATTGAGGGCTTCATATCGCCGAGCGAATCTATTCCTAATGCAGTCAAGTACGCGCTCGGCGGGGTCAACTTCGTGTTGTTCGCGATCTACTGCCAGCGCATCCGTCCCTCAGTCACCGCCCCCGATGCACCTGCGGCGACTCCTGTAGAAACACCTGCAGCAGCGGTCGTTCCCAACGGGGCACCAACTGCCTCACCTCCCCTTTCCTGAAAGACCAGCGGGATTGGCTTCGCATCGCTAAACATTATTATGAATTGCCGCTTTCCCGAGCTGCTATGTCTCCCCAAGTTAGTTTGCTGCGAGCAACGCGCTACGATGCCCCGCACCTGCAAACCGCGATCGCGCAGGTCCTGACCCCCTTTGGCGGCATGGAATCGTTCGTCAAGGCGGGCGATCGCGTGTTGCTCAAACCGAATTTGCTCACGGGTAGCAAGCCGCGCCGCGAATGCGTGACCCGCCCGGAAATCGTTGCCGCCGTTGCCGAGTCGGTCAAAGCAGCTGGTGGCACGCCCTTCCTGGGCGACAGTCCGGCATTTGGGAGCGCGCGTGGCGTCGCTGCAGCCAACGGCTACGGTCCGCTCCTGGAGTCCATGGACCTGCCGGTTGTCGAATTCAGCGGACAGCGTTATGGCACGGCTAGCGACACCTTCGAACACCTGCGCTTGAGCAAGGAAGCGATGGATGCCGATGTCGTCATTAACTTGCCGAAGGTCAAATCACACTGCCAGCTGACGTTAACTTTGGGCGTGAAGAATCTCTTCGGATGCGTTCCTGGCAAGATGAAGGCGTGGTGGCACATGGAAGCCGGCAAAGACGCCGATCGCTTTGGCGAGATGCTCGTCGAAACCGCTCGGACGATCGCGCCAGACCTGACGCTGATCGACGGCATCGTGGGACATCAAGGCAACGGGCCGAGCGCGGGCGAGCCACGTCCCCTCGGCGTGTTGGGTGCGGCTTCGGATGTCTTCGCCCTCGACTGTGCTCTTGCCGCACTGCTGCAGGTGGACCCGCAACAGGTTCCGACGCTGGCTGCCTCGCAGCGATTGGGGCTCTGCCCGGACCTTGACGCAATCGCGTTTCCGCTTGAGCGCCCGAAAGATCTGGCGATCGACGACTGGCAACTGCCGGCGGACGTGCACGCGATCGACTTCGGCGCACCGAGGGTAGTGCGTTCGCTGTTCAAGCACTTGTACATTCGTTTCATCAAAGAGCCGATAGCCATGTAGGTAACTCGCCGAAAACTATAGTCGATAGCCGGAATAAGGACGGCTATCGCGAAAACTTCTTCGCCTAGGCGACAATCACGGCTCGGAATTTGCGATTAAAATCAAGAAGTGCATCGAGCGCGGCTAAACTGCGTTTGTTGTCACCTTCACTACCAAACTTGTTTGGCTTTAATCATCTGTATGGATTCCAGCAGTAGTTTGCCTGGCAGGTCGTCCGAGATACCTCGACATCGCTTGGCCGGGATCGTTGGTTCCCTCATTGCCGTCCTGACGCTAGCTGCTCCGCTGCTTGCCGTAGGGTACTTTTCCTCCGACATCAGTTTGCGAGCGCTTCCCGACACCGCAGCTCCATTGCGGCTGGGGAATTAGGCTAGACAGCTGACGGCATTTTTCGTTTTTGGCCCCGTTCGGACGGGGCTGCTTGTCTCGCGCAGATCGCTTTGCGCAGCAGCAGGTGTTTGGCATGCTTGCTAGTGCAACCAATAGAGCCTGGGTTTGAGGCGCCAGGCGACCTAGCGCGACCGGTTGATGTACTCTGCTTTTTTAGGTGCCCCGGTCCTGATAGCCGTAACCCCATAAATTGCCGCACTTCACCATGGCAGGGCGGAGGTTATAGGTTGTAAGTGTTCGGCCAGTCCCCGTTGCGGCGTCCCCGTTGTCGGCTAGAATGCTCCCGAAGTGGCGCTCGCGCTGCTCGGTGGCTGCAGTTGCTGCAGCGGTTTCGACCTGCATAATTTGCACCGGAGAGCACTCATGGATTTATCGCGCATTCCCGCGCAGCCCAAGCCTGGCATCCTTAACGTCATCGTTGAAATTGCAGGCGGCAGCAAGAACAAATACGAATTCGATAAGGATCTCAACGCGCTAGCGCTCGATCGCGTGCTGTATGCGTCGGTACAGTATCCGTTTGACTACGGGTTCGTGCCCAACACGCTCGCCGACGACGGCGACCCACTCGACGGCATGGTGATCATGGACGAGCCGACATTTCCCGGTTGTGTCATCGCCACCCGACCGATCGGAATGCTGGAAATGATCGACGGCGGCGATCGC includes the following:
- a CDS encoding inorganic diphosphatase, with the translated sequence MDLSRIPAQPKPGILNVIVEIAGGSKNKYEFDKDLNALALDRVLYASVQYPFDYGFVPNTLADDGDPLDGMVIMDEPTFPGCVIATRPIGMLEMIDGGDRDEKLLCVPVKDPRYADVTSLKDIAQHRLDEIAEFFGTYKNLEKKSVEILGWQDLDQVLPLVEKSIKAAG
- a CDS encoding stage II sporulation protein M, coding for MRLQRWIAQREVHWQRLDELLHQVEKRGFRSLSAKELRELASLYRSTSGDLARARAHRAGRLLQHDLQQLTVRAYTAIYQGSRRQEWNAIVDFCLWGFPATVREAGGYIAAATVIFAIMGVVGGWYGWQDPGFLELMLPEWLIAMVRDRGELWTGPILGWEAVSSSNLAINNISVSLGAVGGGITAGLWTIYILMLNGLLIGTVGALVGRYELAYPFWAFVFPHGALELPAIFLAGGAGLAIARSLVWPGALRRADALKQSGTLAARLLFGIVPLLLIAGAIEGFISPSESIPNAVKYALGGVNFVLFAIYCQRIRPSVTAPDAPAATPVETPAAAVVPNGAPTASPPLS
- a CDS encoding DUF362 domain-containing protein — protein: MSPQVSLLRATRYDAPHLQTAIAQVLTPFGGMESFVKAGDRVLLKPNLLTGSKPRRECVTRPEIVAAVAESVKAAGGTPFLGDSPAFGSARGVAAANGYGPLLESMDLPVVEFSGQRYGTASDTFEHLRLSKEAMDADVVINLPKVKSHCQLTLTLGVKNLFGCVPGKMKAWWHMEAGKDADRFGEMLVETARTIAPDLTLIDGIVGHQGNGPSAGEPRPLGVLGAASDVFALDCALAALLQVDPQQVPTLAASQRLGLCPDLDAIAFPLERPKDLAIDDWQLPADVHAIDFGAPRVVRSLFKHLYIRFIKEPIAM